In a genomic window of Phragmites australis chromosome 14, lpPhrAust1.1, whole genome shotgun sequence:
- the LOC133890828 gene encoding uncharacterized protein LOC133890828 yields the protein MAGWCEEAVALLRRPAVAEMAVDVLLCAVPIWAAVMIGLVVGWSWRPRWTGLLFLGLRSRLRILWVPPGLGARRLWLACTALSACSVAPRLLSSAFRRCRGKHQDKVSPEDSAASDVAGNAGACADGRTIFECEHDIVTEKDLEHLLQLLDNKESGDTTWQHLMERTTSNMTYKAWRREPEVGPIMYCSRTIFEDATPELVRDFFWDGDFRLKWDPMLAYSKTLDEFPQNGTTIVHWIKKFPFFCSDREYIFGGRIWESGKTYYCVTKGVPYPPLPKKEKPRRVELYFSSWRIRAVPSPKQGGQQSACEVTLVHHEDMGIPKDVAKVGVRHGMWGAVKKLQSGFRAYQQMRETEDTLSHSAIMARATTKISIAGSHGPLDQELCSADKISDVDDGSRAVQHGFDWKWVMVGGAVAAVCVLNTGLVGKVLLLGAARRQATK from the exons ATGGCGGGGTGGtgcgaggaggcggtggcgctgCTGCGGCGCCCCGCGGTGGCGGAGATGGCGGTTGACGTGCTGCTCTGCGCGGTGCCGATCTGGGCGGCGGTCATGATCGGGCTCGTCGTCGGCTGGTCCTGGCGCCCGCGCTGGACGGGGCTGCTCTTCCTCGGCCTCCGCAGCCGCCTCCGCATCCTCTGGGTGCCCCCTGGGCTCGGCGCGCGGAGGCTCTGGCTCGCCTGCACCGCGCTCTCCGCCTGCTCCGTCGCGCCCAGGCTGCTCTCCTCCGCCTTCCGCCGCTGCAGAGGCAAGCACCAGGACAAAGTCTCCCCTGAGGATTCGGCTGCCTCTGACGTCGCCGGGAACGCTGGCGCTTGCGCCGATGGCAG GACAATTTTTGAGTGCGAGCATGATATTGTCACTGAGAAGGACCTAGAGCATCTCCTGCAACTTTTAGATAACAAGGAGAGTGGGGATACAACATGGCAGCATTTAATGGAGCGCACAACttccaacatgacctacaagGCCTGGCGGCGTGAACCTGAG GTGGGACCTATAATGTATTGCAGCCGCACTATTTTTGAGGATGCTACTCCTGAACTGGTTAGAGATTTCTTCTGGGATGGTGATTTTCGTCTAAAGTGGGATCCCATGCTCGCGTACTCTAAAACTTTGGATGAGTTCCCTCAGAATGGAACCACGATTGTTCACTGGATAAAAAAG TTCCCATTCTTTTGCAGTGATCGTGAATACATCTTTGGAGGGCGCATATGGGAATCTGGGAAGACTTACTATTGTGTTACAAAG GGCGTTCCTTATCCACCTTTGCCCAAGAAGGAAAAACCAAGGCGTGTGGAGTTGTACTTCTCAAGTTGGCGTATTAGAGCTG TTCCATCGCCCAAACAAGGTGGCCAGCAATCTGCATGTGAAGTAACTTTGGTCCACCATGAGGATATGGGCATACCAAAAGATGTTGCCAAGGTTGGCGTCCGGCATGGCATGTGGGGCGCTGTAAAGAAGCTGCAGTCCGGATTTAGAGCATATCAGCAAATGAGAGAAACAGAAGACACCCTGTCGCACAGCGCCATCATGGCCCGAGCGACCACCAAGATATCTATTGCTGGTTCACATGGTCCCTTGGATCAAGAACTCTGCAGCGCAGATAAAATCAGCGATGTGGATGATGGCTCCAGGGCAGTTCAACACGGTTTCGACTGGAAATGGGTGATGGTTGGTGGCGCAGTGGCCGCGGTCTGTGTGCTCAACACGGGCCTGGTTGGGAAGGTCCTGTTGCTTGGAGCAGCAAGAAGGCAGGCAACGAAATGA
- the LOC133891319 gene encoding ylmG homolog protein 1-1, chloroplastic-like encodes MYGLLTAPCPRAPLLRAFPSPGTRVLPKTLAFPSPRLPRGLRASRPPRATAEAATSVLGGILAAPLSTLEVGLRSVNLAPLRAPVAAAMSAAVRWLGVYREVLLVGVLLSWFPNIPWDRQPFSALRDLCDPFLALCREVMPPVFGRKLDLSPLVAFMAIDIIIMILRPQPRM; translated from the coding sequence ATGTACGGCCTCCTTACCGCTCCCTGCCCCCGGGCCCCTCTGCTCCGCGCCTTCCCGAGCCCCGGCACCCGCGTCCTCCCAAAAACCCTAGCCTTCCCCTCGCCCCGCCTCCCCCGCGGCCTCCGCGCGTCCCGGCCGCCGCGCGCCACCGCGGAGGCAGCTACGTCGGTGTTGGGCGGGATTCTTGCTGCCCCGCTCTCGACGCTGGAGGTCGGCCTGCGGAGCGTCAACCTCGCGCCGCTGCGGGCGCCCGTGGCAGCGGCGATGTCGGCGGCGGTGCGGTGGCTGGGGGTCTACCGGGAGGTGCTTCTCGTCGGCGTGCTGCTCTCGTGGTTCCCCAACATCCCCTGGGACCGCCAGCCCTTCTCCGCGCTGCGGGACCTCTGCGACCCCTTCCTCGCCCTCTGCCGTGAGGTCATGCCGCCGGTGTTTGGGCGCAAGCTCGACCTCAGCCCGCTTGTCGCGTTCATGGCCATCGACATCATCATTATGATCCTGCGCCCGCAGCCACGCATGTGA